The Halogranum gelatinilyticum genome contains the following window.
CTTCGTAGATGTTGATGAGTTCGGTGACGATCTCGTCGTAGTCCTCGTCCTCTTCTCGGAGGCTATCCAGACGGGCAACTGTCTCCGCTGTGAGTTCCACCTGTGGCATAGGTCGTAGTTCGTCAGCGAGAACCTTAATCCCACGCCCGTCTCGGGGAGACGGCCGACGGCAGCGACGGGAGTCTGCGGCCGTCAGTCGCTTCGCAGTTCCGCTTCCGGGGTCGTCAAGACGGCTTCGAGCGCGTCGAGTGCTTCCTCAGCGTCCGGACCCTCCGCGACGAGGCGGACGTCCTCGCCGTTACGGACGTTGAGACTGTTCACGCCGATCATGCTGTCGGCGGCGACGACGTCGTCGGAGTCGGCTCTCGACAGCCGGAGGTCGGCGTCGAACCGCTTTGCGGTCTCGACGAAGACGTCCGCCGGTCGCGCGTGGAGGCCAGCCTCCGTCGCGACGGTCACGACGCGCTCGGTCATCGCTCCCTCCCCGTCGAAGGCTCGGTTCGGAGCCGTCGTCTGGGGCCGTAGTGTCGGTCACAGTTGCCTGCCATGTGTGTCGTGACCACACGGGGCGCGGGTACGTAAGTTGTCGGGTCATCTCGCTCAGACCTGCGAGACGTACGCCGATTCGGTCGCGTACTCCTCGGGTATCTCGCCGACGTCCCAGCCACTGCCCGTCGTCTCGACGTAGTAGTACCGCCTGTCCTCGTACTCGTAGTACGTCCCCGGCAGGTCGTCGCCGTAGACGCCGACCGCCATGTGGCCCGGCAAGAGGAGCAGGACGGTGTCGTAGTTGAACGAGTCCGACTGCAAGAGCGAGGCGAGCATGACGGCCGTATCCTCGCAGTCGCCGCCGCCCTCCACGAGCGTCTCGACCATGTGTTTCGTGTAGTCGTCGTAGCCCGTCCCGACGTCGTCGGGGACGTACGGTAGGTTCTGGACGAAGTCGATGAGGAAGTCCACTTTCGATCGGGGGGTCCGAAAGCCGTTGGCCGCCGCCTCGGCCGCGAGGATGGCACCGAAGGCGTCGGCGGTACCGTCGGCCATCGCGTCGGTGACGTACTGGCTGCGTCGCTTGCGCGCGGCGTACTTCTCGCGGACGTACGCCGACTTGTACGCGACGAACGAGACGCGCCAGTCCTCGCGGTCGGTCCATCCGGTGAAGGAGAGCAGGTAGACGCCCTCTGCCGACTTGCGGACGTAGCCGTCCTGCGCGAACGAGTCGTGGCTGTGCTCGTGGTCGTACCTGACAAGTTCGCCGTCGGCGACAACGAAGGGGTCGGTCTCGCACAGTTTCTCGCTGTCGCCGGGACCAATCGTCTGAGGAGTGCGGTCGGCGCGGACGACGTAGGCCTGCAGAAACAGCGGCTCCGCGGGAACCGTCTCGACGTCGAGCGCGACGGTCACCGGCTGGTCGCGCTCGGCCACGTCGTCGACGGCCGTCCGGCCCTCCGCGAGCGTCACCGGGTCGCGCTCCGGGACGGGATACGTCGAGAGGACGACCCAGACCTGTGCACCGTTCGGGTAGTCGTAGTCCTGGAGTGCGGCGTAGGTCTGGACCGTCGCCGACCGGAGGCTGTACCGGACGAAGTGGTCGGTCGTCCC
Protein-coding sequences here:
- a CDS encoding DUF7557 family protein encodes the protein MPQVELTAETVARLDSLREEDEDYDEIVTELINIYEAEELTLFRTGDEI
- a CDS encoding HPr family phosphocarrier protein — translated: MTERVVTVATEAGLHARPADVFVETAKRFDADLRLSRADSDDVVAADSMIGVNSLNVRNGEDVRLVAEGPDAEEALDALEAVLTTPEAELRSD